In Cygnus olor isolate bCygOlo1 chromosome W unlocalized genomic scaffold, bCygOlo1.pri.v2 SUPER_W4, whole genome shotgun sequence, the following proteins share a genomic window:
- the LOC121062960 gene encoding zinc finger and BTB domain-containing protein 5-like, which yields MDFPGHFKQIFQQLNYQRLHGQLCDCAIVVGNRHFKAHRSVLAACSTHFRALFTVAEGDQTMNMIQLDTEVVTAEAFAALIDMMYTSTLMLGESNVMDILLAASHLHLNSVVKACKHYLTTRTLPVSPLSERVQEQNARIQRSFMFQQLGLSIVSSALNSTQSTEEQSNTMSSSMRSNVEQCTLHKRKQSSDDRARQRIRPTVDESISDVTPESRQSVVHSREDFLSPDSLKIVENSKADAVTDKQEDNTIMFDQSSGAQEDAQVPSQSDNSRGNISQISISSQVIQVETCFDREATSEKNNFPCKNSDVGLTEKEHMGVVVKSEPLSSPEPQDEVSDVTSQAEGSESVEVEGGVVTAEKLELSPESSDRSFFDPQSSTDRVGDIHIMEVSNNLEHNSTFSISNFLNKSRGGNFGASQNTNDNIPNTISDCRMDSDASYLLSSESRTANGHSSAMVSHAKNPFSEPSDSHFVRPMQDMMGLPCVQISGYRAAEQFGLDFPRSGLGLHSLSRTMMGSIRDGASGFPGYRRIAPKMPVVTSVGSSQLQDNPSSSQLLINGTTSFENGLPSQPGPPQLTRASADVLSKCKKALSEHNVLVVEGARKYACKICCKTFLTLTDCKKHIRVHTGEKPYACLKCGKRFSQSSHLYKHSKTTCLRWQSSNLPSTLL from the coding sequence ATGGATTTTCCAGGACACTTCAAGCAAATCTTTCAGCAGCTAAACTACCAGAGGCTTCATGGCCAACTCTGTGACTGTGCCATTGTGGTGGGAAACAGACATTTCAAAGCCCATCGCTCTGTTCTGGCAGCATGTAGCACGCATTTCCGAGCTCTCTTTACTGTAGCAGAGGGTGATCAAACTATGAACATGATTCAACTGGACACTGAAGTGGTGACAGCAGAAGCCTTTGCTGCCCTGATTGATATGATGTACACTTCTACACTAATGCTTGGGGAGAGCAATGTAATGGATATCTTGCTTGCTGCTTCTCACCTGCATTTGAACTCTGTTGTTAAAGCATGTAAACACTACCTTACTACCAGGACGCTACCAGTGTCTCCACTTAGTGAAAGAGTTCAGGAGCAAAATGCACGCATCCAAAGATCTTTTATGTTTCAACAGCTTGGGCTCAGCATTGTGAGCTCTGCACTGAATTCCACTCAAAGCACAGAGGAGCAATCAAATACCATGAGCTCATCAATGAGAAGTAACGTAGAGCAATGTACTCTCCACAAGCGTAAACAGTCTTCTGATGATCGGGCCAGACAGCGAATCAGACCTACTGTAGATGAGTCCATTTCAGATGTTACTCCAGAGAGCAGGCAGTCAGTAGTTCATTCACGAGAAGATTTTCTTTCACCAGATTCACTGAAGATTGTGGAAAATTCTAAGGCCGATGCTGTTACTGATAAACAAGAGGATAATACTATTATGTTTGATCAGTCTTCTGGTGCTCAAGAAGATGCTCAAGTGCCCAGCCAGTCAGACAACAGTAGAGGAAACATTTCACAGATATCGATCTCATCTCAGGTAATACAAGTGGAAACCTGTTTTGATCGGGAAGCtacttctgagaaaaacaaCTTCCCATGCAAAAATTCAGATGTCGGTCTAACTGAAAAAGAACACATGGGGGTGGTGGTTAAATCTGAACCTTTGAGTTCCCCAGAGCCTCAAGATGAAGTGAGTGATGTCACTTCTCAAGCAGAAGGCAGTGAGTCTGTTGAAGTGGAAGGAGGAGTGGTGACTGCAGAGAAGTTAGAACTGAGTCCTGAAAGCAGCGATCGTAGCTTTTTTGACCCACAGTCTAGTACTGATAGGGTTGGAGACATCCATATTATGGAAGTGTCAAATAACCTGGAACATAATTCCACTTTCAGTATCTcaaattttctgaataaaagcagAGGTGGCAACTTTGGTGCAAGTCAAAATACCAATGACAACATTCCAAATACAATAAGTGACTGCAGAATGGATAGTGATGCCTCTTACCTATTGAGTTCAGAGTCCAGGACTGCTAATGGTCATTCCTCTGCTATGGTTTCTCATGCAAAGAATCCATTCAGTGAGCCTTCAGACTCTCATTTTGTTAGACCAATGCAGGATATGATGGGTCTTCCATGTGTACAGATTTCTGGGTACCGGGCTGCAGAACAATTTGGTCTTGATTTCCCAAGGTCAGGCTTGGGCCTACACTCTTTGTCAAGGACAATGATGGGCTCCATAAGAGATGGAGCTAGTGGTTTTCCTGGCTATCGTCGCATAGCCCCCAAAATGCCTGTTGTGACCTCTGTTGGGAGCTCCCAGCTACAAGATAACCCTTCCAGTTCCCAGCTGTTAATCAATGGGACCACTTCTTTTGAGAATGGACTTCCTTCACAACCTGGTCCACCACAGTTGACAAGGGCATCTGCCGatgttctttcaaaatgtaagaAGGCCTTATCTGAACACAATGTGTTGGTTGTAGAAGGTGCTCGTAAATATGCCTGTAAGATCTGCTGCAAGACTTTTTTGACTCTAACAGACTGCAAGAAGCACATTCGTGTGCATACAGGAGAAAAGCCTTATGCCTGTTTGAAGTGTGGCAAACGGTTCAGCCAGTCCAGCCACCTATATAAACATTCCAAAACAACCTGTCTGAGGTGGCAGAGCAGCAATCTACCTAGCACTTTGCTTTAA